One Rubripirellula reticaptiva genomic region harbors:
- a CDS encoding type II secretion system F family protein, giving the protein MPVYQFEAMDATGQEIRDEIDAANEEEAQTTIRQMGYFVTKISVKKQAAGQADASGKGGKKRSFTIGGAKTKHICAFTRQLSILQDAGLPILRSLKILENNAKPGKLKNALMDTCDEIEGGSTLSEAMSKSPKVFSRLYVNMIKAGEAGGALETILQRLADFLESAESLKRKVKGALIYPVIVVMVAASILTFIMLFIVPTFETMFEEFGLSLPAPTMLLIAMSNYIAGYWFLLIAMPVCLLILVKLMRKFRHGRMGFDMFIIKVPIFGSLIEKNILARTTRTLGTLVASGVPILEAINITKETSGNGMFERLFQKTNEAIREGEVISKPLREHSLMGLHPMSLVFWAMFGAFPGCVLLSVALTAKGTKLDDGTMVQTLTMLGVQATLGGAVLAALFGATKAKSRVVDDLVVNMVDVGEETGELDTMLYKVADTYDEEVRVMTDGLTALMEPLMIVFLGVAVGFIVISLFMPLVELISGLS; this is encoded by the coding sequence ATGCCTGTTTATCAATTCGAAGCGATGGACGCGACCGGACAAGAGATCCGGGACGAGATCGATGCCGCCAACGAAGAAGAGGCGCAAACCACTATTCGCCAGATGGGATACTTCGTTACGAAGATCTCCGTCAAGAAGCAGGCTGCGGGCCAGGCTGATGCGTCAGGCAAGGGTGGCAAAAAGCGTAGCTTCACGATCGGTGGCGCCAAGACAAAACACATCTGTGCGTTCACTCGCCAGTTGTCGATTTTGCAAGATGCCGGTCTGCCGATTCTGCGCAGTCTGAAGATTCTTGAAAACAACGCCAAACCGGGCAAGTTGAAGAATGCGTTGATGGACACGTGCGATGAAATCGAAGGCGGTTCGACGCTTAGCGAAGCGATGTCGAAGTCACCCAAAGTATTCAGCCGCCTGTACGTCAACATGATCAAGGCTGGTGAGGCCGGTGGTGCGTTGGAAACGATTTTGCAGCGGCTCGCTGACTTCCTGGAAAGCGCCGAATCGCTAAAGCGAAAGGTCAAGGGTGCGTTGATCTATCCGGTCATCGTCGTGATGGTGGCCGCGTCGATTTTGACTTTCATCATGTTGTTCATCGTTCCGACGTTCGAAACGATGTTCGAAGAATTTGGTTTGTCATTGCCGGCACCGACGATGTTGTTGATCGCGATGAGTAACTACATCGCTGGTTACTGGTTCTTGCTGATTGCGATGCCAGTCTGCTTGCTGATCCTGGTCAAGTTGATGCGAAAATTCCGTCACGGCCGCATGGGCTTTGACATGTTCATCATCAAAGTGCCGATCTTCGGCAGCCTGATCGAAAAGAACATTTTGGCTCGGACGACACGGACGCTCGGTACGTTGGTGGCATCCGGTGTACCGATTTTGGAAGCCATCAATATCACCAAAGAAACATCCGGCAACGGCATGTTCGAACGGTTGTTCCAAAAGACCAACGAAGCGATTCGTGAAGGTGAAGTGATCAGCAAGCCGCTGCGCGAGCACAGCTTGATGGGGCTGCACCCGATGTCGCTTGTGTTCTGGGCCATGTTCGGTGCGTTCCCCGGTTGCGTGTTGTTGTCGGTCGCATTGACGGCCAAGGGCACCAAGCTGGATGACGGCACGATGGTCCAAACGCTGACGATGTTGGGTGTGCAAGCCACGCTCGGCGGTGCCGTGTTGGCCGCGTTGTTCGGTGCTACCAAAGCCAAGTCACGCGTCGTCGATGACTTGGTCGTCAACATGGTCGACGTCGGTGAAGAGACCGGTGAATTGGACACGATGTTGTACAAGGTCGCCGACACGTACGACGAAGAAGTTCGCGTGATGACCGACGGCCTGACCGCGTTGATGGAACCACTGATGATCGTGTTCCTAGGCGTCGCGGTCGGTTTCATCGTCATTAGTTTGTTCATGCCGTTGGTCGAACTGATCTCCGGATTGTCCTAA
- a CDS encoding GspE/PulE family protein has translation MAQAMKDYTDLLLKGGIISLDQLTEAEGVAKTTNADVGDVLVQMEYCTPEEVAQAMAKHHKIPYVDLRTTTISDDVIEMVPESVARENNVIPFSEQDGALRILIADPFDLETIEKLRFILNRKIETALAPKSAILGAVNKYYGQVEGESADSMLQEFTDTAIDFTETDGGGDGGMTEEVDDNSAPVIRLVNLMIAEAVQLRASDIHVEPFEDRVRIRYRIDGVCVERENAPRRMLSAIVARIKILAKIDISEKRRPTDGRIKITVGDKQLDLRVSIIPTNHGSSVVMRLLDKDNIKVGVRQLGLSERDFRNFNSLIRRPNGIILVTGPTGSGKTTTLYAALNALNRPDRKVITAEDPVEYYLPGINQVEVKHGIGLDFALIIRAMLRQAPNIILVGEMRDHETASMGIQASLTGHLVFSTLHTNDAPSSVSRMVDIGVPSYMVASSVIAILAQRLVRTICPRCKVPFKPSTSVLEETGIPPEMVKQATFMRGKGCAYCGRSGYRGRIGIYELMLINGKIRELMFKNADTKELRIEAIKNGMSTLYADGMLKATRGITSFEEVYRVAKKTEQEDLAFGHIVKDLDSL, from the coding sequence ATGGCTCAAGCGATGAAAGACTACACCGACCTGTTGCTCAAAGGCGGCATCATCAGCCTCGATCAATTGACCGAAGCCGAAGGGGTTGCCAAGACAACCAACGCCGACGTCGGTGATGTGCTTGTCCAGATGGAGTACTGCACGCCCGAAGAAGTCGCCCAGGCGATGGCAAAGCACCACAAGATTCCCTACGTCGATCTGCGGACAACCACGATCAGCGACGATGTGATCGAAATGGTGCCCGAATCAGTCGCACGGGAAAATAACGTGATCCCGTTCAGCGAGCAGGACGGAGCCCTGCGGATTCTGATCGCCGACCCCTTTGACCTCGAAACCATCGAAAAACTACGTTTCATTCTGAATCGTAAGATCGAAACCGCGCTGGCTCCTAAGTCCGCCATCCTGGGGGCGGTCAACAAGTACTACGGTCAGGTCGAAGGTGAATCGGCTGACAGTATGTTGCAGGAATTCACCGATACGGCGATCGACTTCACCGAAACCGATGGCGGTGGTGATGGCGGAATGACCGAAGAAGTCGATGACAACTCGGCTCCCGTCATTCGTCTGGTCAATCTGATGATCGCCGAAGCAGTCCAGTTGCGGGCCTCGGATATTCACGTCGAGCCCTTCGAGGACCGCGTTCGCATCCGTTATCGAATTGACGGCGTTTGTGTCGAGCGTGAGAACGCCCCCCGCCGGATGCTCTCTGCGATCGTGGCCCGGATCAAGATCTTGGCAAAAATCGACATCTCGGAAAAACGGCGGCCCACCGACGGCCGGATCAAGATCACGGTCGGTGACAAACAGCTTGACCTTCGGGTGTCCATCATCCCCACCAATCACGGGTCCTCGGTCGTCATGCGGCTGCTGGACAAGGACAACATCAAAGTCGGTGTTCGTCAGTTGGGGTTGTCCGAGCGTGACTTCCGAAACTTCAACTCGCTGATCCGGCGTCCCAACGGAATCATTTTGGTGACAGGTCCGACCGGTTCGGGGAAGACGACGACGCTGTACGCCGCACTGAACGCGCTGAACCGTCCCGACCGTAAAGTGATCACCGCGGAAGACCCGGTCGAGTACTACTTGCCGGGCATCAACCAAGTCGAAGTGAAGCACGGCATCGGGCTCGACTTTGCCCTGATCATTCGCGCGATGTTGCGTCAGGCGCCCAATATCATCCTGGTGGGTGAAATGCGGGATCACGAGACCGCATCGATGGGAATCCAGGCTTCACTTACTGGACACCTGGTATTCAGTACGCTGCACACGAACGACGCGCCCAGTTCTGTGTCGCGAATGGTGGACATCGGTGTACCATCTTATATGGTGGCAAGTTCGGTGATCGCGATCCTGGCCCAGCGGTTGGTCAGGACGATTTGCCCCCGCTGCAAGGTGCCGTTCAAGCCCTCCACTTCGGTGCTAGAGGAAACTGGCATTCCGCCCGAAATGGTCAAGCAAGCCACGTTCATGCGGGGCAAGGGTTGTGCCTACTGTGGGCGGTCGGGATACCGGGGTCGAATCGGCATTTACGAGCTGATGTTGATCAACGGAAAAATTCGCGAACTGATGTTCAAGAATGCCGACACCAAAGAGTTGCGTATCGAAGCCATAAAGAACGGTATGTCAACGCTTTACGCCGACGGGATGCTGAAGGCGACCCGCGGAATTACCAGCTTTGAAGAGGTGTACCGGGTGGCCAAGAAGACTGAGCAAGAAGACCTGGCGTTTGGTCACATCGTCAAGGATTTGGACTCGCTGTAA
- a CDS encoding pilus assembly FimT family protein produces MTNHRKIEMHRHCLTQPMQALRSRAALTLVELMVALAVISVLAGIALPTVKSTIQGQKLSRAATLLQSAIEEGRARSIATGGGGGIIIDRSGIENINQRCDSTRVRFATVSPPYTGDTPGATVKIGVATGTFVRNDVISIWFDPTSIQARRAVDDILAEQADSTLTVRTKPINPGDFVQLGGGGLMLRATDVMQYGTVAFRNAAGITASQLSDADVTNWVWIQVERMEPQLNLRRFVGQDVSFQINRSPRPAISMPVDLPRGTAIDLTSSGVGRFGNQFSPMFIDGNYIDTTLAPFVGTPRDYQSIYVLFGRRGEVSRVLGGVLSGGVIELLEIPVTGDIFFLVGEGGEIKPEDPLEDADSNPIEDAKKDGRTPLLDSSSIWVSIKVRSGEVIASPWIDPTDSTSNLIGGAPTVPTNATRQKRIEDVLGRTRSAAVEVREDGI; encoded by the coding sequence ATGACGAACCATCGTAAAATCGAAATGCATCGACATTGTTTGACTCAGCCCATGCAGGCGCTGCGGTCTCGTGCCGCACTGACATTGGTCGAGTTGATGGTGGCGCTCGCTGTGATTTCAGTGCTGGCCGGTATCGCATTGCCGACGGTCAAGAGCACCATACAAGGTCAGAAACTTAGTCGTGCGGCGACGTTGTTGCAGTCGGCGATCGAAGAGGGCCGAGCACGATCGATCGCGACCGGCGGTGGTGGCGGCATCATCATTGATCGATCGGGAATCGAAAACATCAACCAGCGATGTGATTCGACGCGAGTTCGCTTTGCAACGGTCTCGCCACCGTACACGGGCGACACGCCCGGGGCGACGGTCAAGATCGGCGTCGCGACCGGCACGTTTGTGCGCAACGACGTGATCTCGATTTGGTTTGACCCGACATCGATCCAAGCTCGCCGAGCGGTTGACGACATTCTTGCCGAACAGGCGGATTCGACGCTGACGGTGCGCACCAAGCCGATCAATCCAGGTGACTTTGTCCAGCTTGGCGGTGGTGGGTTGATGTTACGAGCCACCGACGTGATGCAATATGGAACCGTTGCATTTCGCAACGCAGCCGGCATCACGGCGTCCCAACTGAGCGATGCGGATGTGACGAACTGGGTATGGATCCAAGTGGAACGCATGGAACCGCAACTGAACCTGCGACGCTTCGTGGGCCAAGACGTTTCGTTCCAGATCAATCGCAGCCCACGACCGGCGATCTCGATGCCCGTCGATCTGCCGCGGGGAACCGCGATTGATCTAACGTCATCAGGAGTCGGGCGGTTTGGGAACCAGTTTTCGCCCATGTTCATCGACGGCAATTACATCGACACAACGCTGGCGCCTTTCGTAGGAACGCCGCGCGATTACCAATCGATTTACGTTTTGTTCGGACGCCGCGGCGAAGTCTCGCGAGTGCTGGGCGGGGTGTTGTCGGGCGGAGTGATTGAGTTGTTGGAAATTCCCGTGACTGGCGACATCTTCTTCCTGGTTGGCGAAGGCGGTGAAATCAAGCCCGAGGATCCGCTCGAAGACGCCGACAGCAATCCGATTGAAGATGCCAAAAAAGACGGACGAACACCGCTGTTGGATTCAAGCAGCATTTGGGTATCGATCAAAGTTCGCAGCGGTGAAGTTATCGCGTCGCCTTGGATTGACCCGACCGACAGTACGTCGAACCTGATCGGCGGTGCCCCAACAGTACCAACCAATGCGACCCGGCAGAA
- a CDS encoding type IV pilus twitching motility protein PilT, with protein sequence MATVLIDKLLQAAIKQGVSDIHIVVGQPPVFRLHGRMRKLETKVLQGEDAVQLMKSITPERCQRELQEAGSTDFGFAFGDLARFRVSVFKQRGFISMVLRQIPNDKLTPEQLGLPEAVMKMVHRPRGLFLVTGPTGSGKSTTLASLINLLNETIDHHIITIEDPIEFYHDHIESTINQREVGVDVPSFSEAIRRALRQDPDVILVGELRDLETIEAAISAAETGHVVFGTLHTNSAQGTVNRIIDAFPGNLQDQIRTQLASTLIGVVAQTLLPKIGGGRVAAYEVLVVTPGISNLIRENKTFRINSSMQTGAKFGMQLMDDTLFDLWKKETITVEDALGKAHRPDDLAKRIVNSRRGEGDDPIPVPEEK encoded by the coding sequence ATGGCAACCGTCCTGATCGACAAACTGCTGCAGGCTGCGATCAAGCAGGGCGTTAGCGACATTCACATCGTCGTTGGTCAGCCCCCCGTATTCCGTCTGCACGGACGGATGCGGAAGTTAGAAACAAAGGTCTTGCAAGGCGAAGACGCTGTTCAGTTGATGAAGTCGATCACGCCGGAGCGATGCCAGCGAGAATTACAGGAGGCGGGCTCGACTGACTTTGGGTTTGCGTTCGGTGACTTGGCCCGGTTCCGGGTGTCGGTTTTCAAGCAACGTGGCTTCATTTCGATGGTGCTGCGACAAATTCCCAACGACAAACTGACGCCCGAGCAACTTGGTTTGCCCGAAGCTGTGATGAAGATGGTTCACCGCCCGCGGGGACTTTTCTTGGTGACAGGCCCAACCGGTTCGGGGAAATCGACGACGCTAGCGTCGCTGATCAATCTGCTAAACGAAACGATTGACCACCACATCATCACGATCGAAGATCCGATCGAATTTTATCACGACCACATCGAGTCGACGATCAACCAGCGCGAAGTCGGCGTTGACGTTCCCAGTTTTTCGGAAGCGATTCGGCGAGCGTTGCGGCAAGACCCGGACGTGATTCTGGTCGGCGAGCTTCGTGACCTCGAAACCATCGAGGCGGCCATTAGTGCTGCGGAAACGGGGCACGTCGTGTTCGGCACGCTGCACACCAACAGCGCGCAGGGCACGGTCAACCGGATCATCGATGCGTTCCCCGGAAACCTTCAAGACCAAATTCGAACTCAGTTGGCGTCGACCTTGATCGGTGTGGTCGCACAGACATTGTTGCCAAAGATCGGCGGTGGCCGAGTGGCCGCATACGAGGTCTTGGTGGTCACGCCGGGGATCTCGAACTTGATTCGCGAAAACAAGACTTTCCGAATCAACAGTTCGATGCAAACCGGTGCCAAGTTCGGCATGCAGTTGATGGATGACACCCTGTTCGATCTTTGGAAGAAAGAAACGATCACGGTCGAGGACGCGTTGGGGAAAGCCCATCGCCCTGATGACCTGGCAAAGCGGATCGTCAACAGTCGCCGAGGCGAAGGTGACGACCCGATCCCGGTTCCCGAAGAAAAATAG
- a CDS encoding type II secretion system protein translates to MNATLIRKRAAFTLVEILTVIVIIGILAGIAIPAITGALTTAKEAAIRVEIDVVGQALEAYKLKYGDYPPDFSDWSKVERHYRKAFPNIDDNELKLLAQYTFLDDSYNRVPFAAMGAGANADPRIGTTYRYYRQCMDPAEALVFCLGGYSSNVKKPFTGEGGPLSLISTPSSSCTADYGFYQYNSARENGFFDLADGLTVSVLNTGGSSPNPAGATVPYAFSDDEYASTTSGTGLQSGYSTRAPSGNSFASIRFLFDPFPVYSPNDRSGPLVYFNADNYSDTFAPTAITGGWMGATGAGLYHTLNIYLHPAGDLDRGVARPYLTDNLDTNAGGYLWAEQNKYQVISAGLDGSYGGSVLPGTATPALPSAAGVVTRYPSGEFANFAGANTGGGDKYEDPESIYGAIKPQLDNITNFSTRTLESDLK, encoded by the coding sequence ATGAACGCAACCCTCATCCGAAAGCGAGCCGCCTTCACGCTCGTCGAAATCCTAACGGTGATCGTGATCATCGGCATCCTTGCGGGGATAGCGATTCCTGCCATCACCGGTGCGCTGACGACCGCCAAGGAAGCGGCGATCCGGGTTGAAATCGATGTCGTCGGTCAGGCGCTCGAGGCGTACAAGTTGAAGTACGGCGACTATCCGCCTGACTTCAGCGATTGGTCCAAAGTCGAACGCCACTATCGCAAGGCGTTTCCGAACATCGATGACAACGAGTTGAAGTTGTTGGCTCAGTACACGTTCTTGGATGACTCCTACAATCGCGTGCCGTTTGCCGCAATGGGCGCCGGGGCAAACGCCGACCCACGTATTGGCACAACCTACCGGTACTATCGCCAGTGCATGGACCCGGCCGAAGCGCTCGTGTTTTGCTTGGGTGGATACAGCAGTAACGTCAAGAAGCCATTCACCGGCGAAGGCGGACCGTTGTCGTTGATTTCGACGCCGAGCAGCAGTTGTACGGCGGACTACGGTTTTTACCAATACAATAGCGCACGAGAGAACGGTTTCTTCGACCTCGCAGATGGGCTGACGGTTTCGGTGCTCAACACGGGCGGCAGTTCACCGAACCCCGCTGGCGCGACGGTGCCGTATGCGTTCTCGGACGACGAGTACGCTTCGACGACATCCGGCACTGGCCTGCAAAGTGGTTATTCGACTCGCGCACCCTCGGGCAACTCGTTTGCTTCGATTCGTTTCTTGTTCGATCCGTTTCCTGTCTACAGCCCGAATGATCGATCCGGTCCGTTGGTGTATTTCAACGCCGACAACTACAGCGACACGTTCGCGCCGACTGCGATCACCGGTGGTTGGATGGGTGCGACGGGCGCGGGTCTTTATCACACGCTGAATATCTACTTGCATCCCGCTGGCGATCTCGATCGCGGTGTGGCTCGTCCGTACCTGACGGACAATCTGGACACCAACGCCGGTGGCTACTTGTGGGCCGAACAGAACAAATACCAAGTCATTTCGGCTGGGCTCGACGGCAGCTACGGCGGCAGCGTTCTGCCTGGAACTGCTACCCCAGCGTTACCGTCGGCTGCGGGTGTGGTCACGCGTTACCCCAGTGGCGAGTTCGCTAACTTTGCGGGTGCCAACACGGGTGGCGGCGACAAGTACGAAGACCCTGAATCGATTTACGGCGCGATCAAGCCGCAATTGGACAATATCACCAACTTCTCGACTCGTACTCTCGAATCGGATCTAAAGTGA
- a CDS encoding GspE/PulE family protein → MASRRIGQILVDLGFLTDEQLVIILEEQEQQPGTLLGKIAEDMTLITDEQLIQALAEQMSMQTVSLEEATFGEGVLEKISETMAQLYRIVPLAFDEKSNTLTVATCDPQNLSIQDELRTFLGYEINMVIATERDLMQTITRHYDSESESVEKLVQSLADDEELKTMVSALEKEKFSITDAAALADSAPVRKLLNMVLLLAIKDHASDIHFEPFEDEFRIRIKAEGVLYEMVPPPRHLAFAITTRIKVMADLDIAERRMPQDGRIELMVGGHPVDLRVSVLPTIFGESVVMRVLDRSVVNLSLENVGMDEDMMTRFRAAIDRPNGIVLVTGPTGSGKTTTLYSSLSELNHIGDKLITTEDPVEYDIDGIIQIPIDSDVGVTFASCLRAILRQDPDTILVGEIRDLETAEIAIQAALTGHLVFSTLHTNSAAATVTRLKDMGIQAFMICATVEAILAQRLVRRICTKCREEAKVSSAMMFDLGIDKATIAGKKFFKGTGCDACNNTGYKGRIALFELMLLNDKLREMVLANASTDELRAEAERAGMVSLRDFGMAVAADGVTTLDEVIRETVED, encoded by the coding sequence ATGGCATCACGACGCATCGGACAGATCCTCGTTGACCTCGGTTTTCTAACCGACGAGCAGCTCGTGATCATCTTGGAAGAGCAAGAGCAGCAGCCCGGCACACTGTTGGGCAAGATCGCCGAAGACATGACGCTGATCACGGACGAGCAGTTGATCCAGGCGCTCGCCGAGCAGATGTCGATGCAAACGGTGTCGCTTGAAGAAGCGACGTTTGGCGAAGGCGTGTTGGAAAAAATCTCGGAAACGATGGCCCAGCTTTATCGCATCGTCCCGCTGGCGTTCGACGAAAAGTCAAACACTTTGACCGTTGCGACGTGCGATCCGCAGAACTTGTCGATTCAGGACGAGTTGCGAACGTTCTTGGGTTACGAAATCAACATGGTCATCGCGACCGAACGCGATCTGATGCAGACGATCACGCGTCACTATGACAGTGAGTCCGAGAGCGTTGAAAAGTTGGTCCAGTCACTGGCCGACGACGAAGAGCTGAAGACAATGGTTTCGGCGCTCGAAAAAGAGAAGTTCAGCATCACTGATGCGGCTGCTCTTGCCGATTCGGCGCCGGTTCGCAAGCTGCTGAACATGGTTTTGTTGCTGGCGATTAAGGATCACGCATCGGACATTCACTTCGAGCCTTTCGAAGACGAGTTTCGCATTCGCATCAAAGCCGAAGGTGTGTTGTACGAAATGGTCCCGCCGCCGCGTCACTTGGCGTTCGCGATCACGACCCGGATCAAGGTCATGGCCGACTTGGACATTGCCGAACGACGAATGCCGCAGGACGGTCGGATCGAATTGATGGTCGGCGGTCACCCGGTTGACCTTCGCGTTTCAGTGTTGCCAACGATTTTTGGCGAATCAGTCGTTATGCGAGTGCTTGACCGATCAGTGGTCAACCTTTCGCTCGAAAATGTCGGCATGGACGAAGACATGATGACCCGCTTTCGCGCGGCGATCGATCGTCCCAACGGCATTGTGTTGGTGACCGGGCCGACGGGGTCGGGCAAGACGACGACGTTGTATTCGTCGCTGTCCGAACTGAACCACATCGGTGACAAACTGATCACGACCGAAGATCCGGTTGAATACGACATCGACGGCATCATTCAGATTCCAATCGACTCGGATGTCGGCGTCACGTTTGCAAGTTGTCTGCGGGCGATTTTGCGACAAGACCCTGACACGATCCTGGTCGGTGAGATCCGCGACTTGGAAACGGCCGAAATCGCGATCCAAGCTGCTCTGACCGGTCACTTGGTGTTCAGCACACTGCACACCAACAGTGCAGCCGCGACCGTCACTCGGTTGAAAGACATGGGCATCCAAGCGTTCATGATTTGTGCGACCGTCGAAGCCATCCTGGCCCAGCGATTGGTTCGCCGGATCTGCACGAAGTGCCGCGAGGAAGCGAAGGTCAGCAGCGCGATGATGTTCGATCTGGGTATCGACAAGGCAACCATCGCTGGCAAGAAGTTTTTCAAGGGCACCGGCTGCGATGCCTGCAACAACACGGGATACAAGGGCCGCATCGCGTTGTTCGAATTGATGCTGCTCAATGACAAACTTCGCGAAATGGTGCTGGCCAACGCATCGACCGACGAACTGCGTGCCGAAGCCGAAAGGGCCGGCATGGTGTCGCTGCGAGATTTCGGCATGGCCGTCGCCGCCGACGGTGTCACGACGCTAGACGAAGTCATCCGCGAAACGGTTGAAGATTGA
- a CDS encoding four helix bundle protein, which yields MRNFRELKVWEKSHAFVLGVYRATRRFPDDERYGLTSQVRRSSASVPSNLAEGCGRRTDKDLAHFCDIAMGSACEAEYQLILAKDLEYIDIELHRKLEDQLLEIKRMLSSFTSAVRARSDQ from the coding sequence ATGCGAAATTTTCGAGAGCTGAAGGTTTGGGAGAAATCGCACGCATTCGTTCTTGGGGTTTACCGTGCGACTCGCCGGTTTCCAGACGACGAACGTTATGGCTTGACATCTCAGGTCCGCCGATCGTCAGCTTCGGTTCCGTCGAACCTTGCCGAAGGCTGTGGACGCCGAACCGATAAAGACCTAGCCCATTTTTGTGATATTGCGATGGGGTCCGCTTGCGAGGCCGAGTACCAACTCATCCTCGCGAAAGACCTCGAATACATCGACATCGAACTTCACCGAAAACTCGAAGATCAACTACTAGAAATCAAACGGATGCTGTCCAGCTTTACCTCAGCCGTCCGTGCACGTTCGGATCAATGA
- a CDS encoding type II secretion system protein — translation MSSLIKTRPNAPEQRQAFTLVELLVTIVILGIISGMVSQALIGANRQAKETRAQAFINQLNLTMLQLYETEASRSVGLPGQAWSPEAASQTQLIWRRDWLRASLPMSKADIDVGSGRPAAGSDPAAPTLYSVPFLSETGTQPLPPTRREATSLIYRNRVVRTLNAIDSATPDWATAYSKWTATNESAECLYLIFAANTINGQPLLGQLRTRDVADTDEDGMLEIVDSWGVPVVWMRSPVGFYLKNNWSANDALDANKPTVGDLKALVAKLGEDPLDILRSDPRTNLVENGGDAVLVDPTTNDTSIEIDKVTFYARPMIVSAGLDGAFDLLVTPSGTARATQGSQRIATLASPQRRRRNGSLVPHPIGYGSNVFFPDPFYSLAIVGDAPRPLADRPGAVVDVNSNGVDESADNIYPSLALQ, via the coding sequence GTGAGTTCACTTATCAAGACACGACCGAATGCACCGGAGCAACGTCAAGCCTTCACGCTTGTCGAGTTGTTGGTGACGATCGTTATCTTGGGCATCATCAGTGGGATGGTGTCTCAAGCATTGATCGGTGCCAATCGTCAAGCCAAGGAGACGCGGGCTCAGGCCTTCATCAACCAGCTGAACCTGACGATGCTGCAGCTCTACGAAACCGAAGCGTCGCGAAGCGTGGGTTTGCCGGGTCAGGCATGGTCACCGGAAGCGGCTAGTCAGACTCAGTTGATTTGGCGGCGCGATTGGTTGCGTGCTTCCCTGCCGATGTCCAAAGCGGATATCGACGTAGGGTCAGGCCGCCCGGCTGCCGGTTCGGATCCTGCCGCACCGACGCTGTACAGCGTGCCGTTCCTTAGCGAAACCGGCACCCAGCCTTTGCCGCCGACGCGGCGAGAGGCGACGTCGCTGATTTACCGAAACCGTGTTGTGCGAACTCTGAATGCGATTGATAGTGCGACGCCCGATTGGGCAACGGCCTATTCAAAGTGGACAGCCACGAACGAGTCAGCGGAGTGCTTGTATCTGATCTTCGCTGCGAACACGATCAACGGCCAACCGCTGCTAGGACAACTTCGCACCCGCGATGTTGCCGACACCGACGAAGACGGAATGCTTGAAATCGTCGACTCCTGGGGTGTTCCCGTGGTTTGGATGCGCAGCCCAGTCGGGTTTTACTTGAAGAACAATTGGTCGGCCAATGATGCGCTTGATGCCAACAAACCCACCGTTGGTGATTTGAAGGCGCTCGTTGCCAAACTTGGCGAGGACCCGCTTGATATCCTGCGCTCGGATCCTCGCACAAATCTTGTCGAAAACGGCGGTGATGCGGTCTTGGTCGACCCGACCACCAATGACACCAGCATCGAAATTGACAAGGTGACGTTCTATGCGCGTCCGATGATCGTATCGGCTGGTCTCGATGGCGCGTTCGATCTTCTTGTCACGCCGTCGGGAACGGCTCGCGCCACTCAAGGCAGTCAGAGGATCGCGACTCTTGCGTCGCCCCAACGTCGCCGACGCAATGGCTCGTTGGTACCGCATCCGATTGGTTACGGCAGCAACGTGTTCTTTCCGGACCCGTTTTACAGTTTGGCCATTGTCGGTGACGCACCTCGGCCGCTCGCCGATCGTCCGGGCGCGGTGGTCGATGTGAACAGCAACGGCGTCGACGAATCGGCGGACAACATTTATCCAAGCTTGGCACTGCAATGA
- a CDS encoding DJ-1/PfpI family protein, which produces MSRLLMIVGDFVEDYEAMVPYQILLCAGHSVDTVCPGKKAGESVATAIHDFEGHQTYSEKPGHRFAITADFVSVDPARYDGLVIPGGRAPEYLRLDENVLAIVRHFDDTKKPIAAICHGPQILAAAGVLGSRACSCYPAVAPEITAGGGTYIAPAATMDSAHVDGNLVTAPAWPAHPAWMREFMKLL; this is translated from the coding sequence ATGTCCCGTTTGCTGATGATTGTTGGCGACTTTGTTGAAGACTACGAAGCGATGGTGCCGTACCAGATCCTGCTGTGTGCCGGTCATTCGGTCGACACCGTTTGCCCCGGCAAGAAGGCGGGCGAATCCGTGGCGACTGCAATCCACGACTTCGAAGGCCATCAAACGTACAGCGAGAAGCCCGGCCACCGCTTTGCAATTACCGCCGACTTCGTTTCGGTCGATCCAGCCCGTTACGATGGATTGGTCATTCCGGGCGGCCGTGCGCCAGAGTATCTGCGTTTGGACGAAAACGTGCTGGCGATTGTGCGGCACTTTGACGACACCAAGAAACCGATCGCTGCGATCTGTCATGGCCCGCAAATCCTTGCCGCCGCTGGTGTCTTGGGCAGCCGAGCCTGCAGTTGCTATCCCGCGGTGGCGCCGGAAATCACCGCTGGCGGCGGCACTTACATCGCTCCGGCGGCAACGATGGACTCGGCTCACGTCGACGGAAACCTCGTGACCGCTCCGGCCTGGCCCGCGCATCCCGCCTGGATGCGAGAATTCATGAAGCTGCTTTAG